One stretch of Candidatus Nitrosotenuis cloacae DNA includes these proteins:
- a CDS encoding LamG-like jellyroll fold domain-containing protein — MKVDQAAIIWTMGIMIVGAGFASFPPQAEQSSEAPSTGISRSGQMAQQGIAKIQGINTFENNDLVSKSVDTLTNEVTISAWVEPNYGDLSDEYTILSKENSFILSINNVLPPKYVAKLAIYDGMRWTEITSTTSIQGLSHIVGVINGNMVLLYVNGALEQQIQMENVFVVDSGRLDIREAELSHSEANVVVGAYVSTARHSSGDVLNKFSGIVHDVKIYDDEALSGQQIEELYWTEFSDISQ; from the coding sequence GTGAAAGTTGATCAGGCAGCGATCATCTGGACTATGGGAATCATGATAGTTGGTGCAGGATTTGCTAGCTTTCCACCACAAGCAGAACAGTCAAGCGAGGCTCCAAGCACTGGCATATCCAGATCTGGCCAAATGGCACAGCAGGGAATAGCGAAAATCCAGGGAATCAACACATTTGAGAATAATGATTTGGTGAGCAAATCCGTAGACACGTTAACCAATGAGGTCACAATCTCTGCATGGGTAGAGCCAAACTATGGGGATCTATCGGACGAATACACCATACTGTCCAAGGAAAACTCGTTTATCCTATCAATTAACAATGTCTTACCACCAAAATATGTCGCAAAACTGGCAATATATGATGGAATGAGGTGGACAGAGATTACCAGTACCACATCAATACAAGGACTATCTCACATAGTGGGAGTCATTAATGGAAATATGGTATTGCTGTATGTCAATGGGGCACTAGAGCAGCAAATCCAGATGGAAAACGTCTTTGTCGTGGATTCTGGGAGACTAGACATAAGGGAGGCAGAGCTTTCGCATTCTGAGGCGAATGTGGTGGTTGGCGCATATGTTTCCACGGCGCGTCACTCATCGGGTGATGTTCTAAACAAGTTCAGTGGAATAGTTCATGATGTGAAAATCTATGATGATGAGGCGTTATCTGGCCAGCAAATAGAAGAGCTGTACTGGACCGAGTTTTCTGATATTAGTCAATAG
- a CDS encoding aspartate kinase, which translates to MERLIVAKFGGSASGIDGEFVSDIISRIKQLTQDSKVIAVFSAPLTIHEGKRKSLTDLALLIGRKSEEGNIPDITPIKQSYAKILSSVSDQYRPECQKVIDSFLDKALQAFSDAKEKHSFADDTRSRALAFSGEILMSNVMSYILRSNGLKSGAASYDSWPIITDNNIESTNFLASESAARLGPLEELVKNNQVVSIGGFIGKTVDGIETTYERGGSDRTAADLGILFHKKYDTRIDFEKDSAVVSADPRVVTNELEDITYLSYNEARIAGMFGMKILDPIAIKEILENGVDMPIIITNMKDPNKTTTILRKSDNQNGHPLKIVTGKKNCAILKIESLAAETLLESLEKEKRYSEFVILSPFTKDDIEFTRILFLDADYIKRNERYFLGFDPLATIQYNRGVITLIGDQMWRVHQIVSKASSRIGEAGLNILNMDAQEETSRVIIVVDDSANNIETAIRAVHSERSKITFS; encoded by the coding sequence TTGGAAAGACTAATTGTTGCAAAGTTTGGCGGAAGTGCAAGCGGGATTGATGGCGAGTTTGTATCAGACATAATATCAAGAATAAAGCAGCTAACGCAGGACTCCAAGGTAATTGCGGTTTTTTCTGCACCACTCACCATCCACGAAGGTAAAAGAAAGTCATTAACAGATCTAGCATTATTGATTGGCAGAAAGTCAGAGGAAGGAAACATTCCAGACATTACCCCAATCAAACAATCATACGCAAAAATTCTGTCTTCCGTCTCAGACCAATACAGACCAGAATGCCAAAAGGTGATTGACTCATTTTTGGATAAAGCGCTACAAGCATTCTCAGATGCAAAGGAAAAGCACTCTTTTGCGGATGATACACGTTCAAGGGCACTTGCATTTTCCGGTGAGATACTCATGTCTAATGTGATGAGCTACATTCTGAGAAGCAATGGGCTCAAATCAGGTGCGGCAAGCTATGACAGCTGGCCCATCATTACAGACAATAACATAGAGTCAACTAATTTCTTGGCCTCAGAATCGGCAGCAAGATTGGGACCACTGGAAGAACTGGTCAAAAACAACCAAGTAGTATCCATTGGTGGATTTATCGGAAAGACAGTCGACGGCATTGAAACCACATATGAGCGTGGAGGCTCAGATAGAACAGCTGCTGATCTTGGAATTTTGTTTCACAAAAAATATGACACTCGAATCGACTTTGAAAAAGATAGTGCCGTAGTATCTGCAGATCCAAGAGTAGTAACAAATGAGCTAGAAGACATTACATATCTGTCATACAATGAGGCAAGAATTGCAGGCATGTTTGGCATGAAGATATTGGACCCAATTGCAATCAAAGAGATTTTGGAAAACGGAGTGGACATGCCAATTATAATCACCAACATGAAAGACCCAAACAAGACCACTACCATTTTACGCAAGTCAGATAACCAGAACGGCCACCCGCTAAAGATAGTGACTGGCAAGAAAAACTGTGCCATCCTAAAAATAGAAAGCCTGGCAGCAGAAACACTCTTGGAATCACTGGAAAAGGAAAAACGTTATTCCGAGTTTGTCATTTTATCGCCATTTACCAAAGATGATATTGAATTTACAAGGATATTATTTTTGGATGCCGATTACATCAAGCGAAACGAGCGCTATTTCCTTGGATTTGACCCACTAGCTACTATACAGTACAACAGGGGTGTAATCACACTTATTGGTGATCAAATGTGGCGCGTCCACCAAATTGTATCAAAAGCAAGCTCCAGAATTGGAGAAGCAGGCCTCAACATACTAAACATGGATGCGCAGGAAGAGACCTCACGAGTCATCATAGTGGTTGACGATTCCGCAAATAATATAGAAACAGCGATTCGTGCTGTTCATTCAGAAAGGTCAAAAATCACCTTCTCCTGA
- a CDS encoding S8 family peptidase gives MRSRLIWIFIIPFVIIGFQYVFALISTPTAISGGPEAADGVIDTAEATDANQIQIRVYFNGATNSAGNTVRLLNGTTPANFTTPITTTMTATDVTNGFINFTLSTTQLPNGPYRIKAQINNATHISAVGPATFLNFTVSAFPVSVSTSGSGPDTKSSAISFEPPELISEEIPDLVINGESYFLDQYDRLVSKDNPNKIITQQVISGQPSELSLEFYSELGPENIQHVSIYPNMHGRVKGDPSETVITFDRDRGFSINDPKNLISDASINLVDDGPKVRLVALVDFENEMELSDLVINMWDKDRYSLTRTIKDFWSVEKTETADPEYQKAYANLQHKPEPQVADPIPNDLDKVQEPTTISEPKVNTQIFGLFSASNPEQYAKEKGIDYKAGQIRIALAVNAKPDTMQKLAKLGKVEASSSGFVQMLSDIKGIKNLIQMPEVNKIQIPIRAIQNGIVSEGVEFIRADQIQKKGTLGSGIKIAVLDLGFDTANPEIGKVSESKSFRYDFDNKLIPMKGFGTEYVHGTAVSEIITDVAPKSELYLYTFATEAEFLQAMDYAISKKVNMISMSAGWMNYPTDNTSPMTKKVEEAINKGIPFVVSSGNYAETHWENSFVDSDSDGWAEFSGTDEGLSFNVSQTRIANQIPILAYVMWNGEKLVDLNVVLTDPNGEVVASSSNAQKQKGDEFEYIYHVPTSPGTYNLGITTTSPKPKVTVEVFAQNDIVEYPTSKGSVSVPTDAKGVISVGAVNYANAKLEPFSSQGPTNNGKIVPSVVGPDAVQTHAYGSQSFYGTSAAQPHTAGIVALMLEKMPTLKPNQIISYLQDNADKKILPTSGNTENVFGHGKVNADFIEGLSKTAPKETKSEKPAKAIEKKPEKKTDKKQDKVKPAKSKSVQQQGITPKDDSKKDEQKEKSLTKATKTIKKQKPKHTLSK, from the coding sequence TTGCGCTCACGATTAATTTGGATTTTTATTATTCCATTTGTTATCATTGGATTTCAATACGTATTCGCGCTGATTAGCACGCCTACTGCCATCTCTGGCGGGCCAGAGGCTGCCGATGGGGTAATTGATACTGCAGAAGCAACGGATGCAAACCAAATCCAGATCAGAGTCTATTTTAATGGCGCAACCAACTCTGCTGGAAACACGGTACGGCTCCTAAATGGCACAACTCCTGCAAACTTTACGACTCCAATCACCACAACAATGACTGCTACCGATGTTACAAATGGATTTATCAATTTCACACTAAGTACTACTCAGCTACCAAATGGGCCATACCGAATAAAGGCGCAAATCAACAATGCCACCCATATCAGTGCGGTAGGTCCTGCAACATTTCTTAATTTTACTGTCAGCGCGTTTCCAGTAAGCGTCTCTACAAGTGGTAGTGGACCTGACACCAAATCATCTGCCATATCGTTTGAGCCCCCAGAGTTAATATCCGAAGAAATTCCTGATCTTGTAATTAATGGCGAATCTTATTTTCTGGATCAGTATGATCGCCTTGTATCCAAGGATAATCCAAACAAAATAATCACACAACAAGTAATATCTGGACAGCCCTCTGAGCTTTCTCTGGAATTTTATTCCGAGCTTGGGCCTGAAAACATACAACACGTCTCAATATACCCAAACATGCACGGAAGAGTAAAGGGTGATCCAAGCGAGACTGTCATCACGTTTGATAGGGATAGAGGATTTTCAATAAACGATCCAAAGAACCTGATATCTGATGCCTCAATTAATCTGGTGGATGATGGGCCCAAAGTAAGGCTGGTGGCATTAGTTGACTTCGAGAATGAAATGGAACTGTCTGATCTTGTCATTAACATGTGGGACAAGGACCGCTACTCCCTTACTAGGACAATTAAGGACTTTTGGTCGGTTGAAAAAACAGAAACTGCAGACCCTGAATACCAAAAGGCATATGCCAATCTGCAACACAAGCCCGAGCCGCAAGTAGCTGATCCAATACCAAATGATTTGGACAAGGTGCAAGAGCCTACCACCATATCTGAGCCAAAGGTAAACACACAAATTTTTGGACTGTTTTCTGCGTCAAACCCCGAACAATATGCCAAAGAAAAAGGAATTGACTACAAGGCAGGCCAAATACGAATAGCATTAGCAGTAAACGCAAAGCCTGATACTATGCAAAAGCTTGCCAAACTCGGCAAAGTAGAGGCAAGCTCATCAGGCTTTGTCCAGATGCTATCTGACATCAAGGGAATCAAAAACCTGATCCAGATGCCGGAGGTAAACAAAATTCAGATACCGATTAGGGCAATACAAAACGGAATCGTATCGGAAGGAGTCGAGTTTATCCGGGCAGACCAGATCCAAAAAAAGGGAACGTTGGGATCTGGAATCAAAATAGCGGTTCTTGATTTGGGATTTGACACTGCAAATCCGGAAATCGGCAAAGTATCTGAATCAAAATCGTTCCGATATGACTTTGATAACAAGCTAATCCCAATGAAGGGCTTTGGAACTGAATATGTGCATGGCACGGCAGTGTCTGAGATAATCACGGATGTTGCACCAAAATCTGAGCTATATTTGTACACATTTGCAACAGAGGCGGAATTTTTGCAGGCAATGGACTATGCCATATCCAAAAAGGTAAACATGATCTCCATGTCTGCTGGATGGATGAACTATCCAACTGATAACACCAGCCCAATGACTAAAAAAGTTGAAGAGGCAATCAACAAGGGAATTCCGTTTGTTGTATCCTCTGGTAACTATGCGGAAACCCATTGGGAGAACAGCTTTGTTGATTCTGATTCTGATGGGTGGGCTGAATTCTCTGGAACCGATGAGGGCTTGTCATTTAATGTATCGCAGACCAGAATAGCAAACCAGATCCCAATTCTGGCATATGTGATGTGGAATGGGGAAAAGCTAGTTGATCTTAATGTAGTATTGACTGATCCAAACGGCGAGGTAGTTGCCAGCTCGTCCAATGCGCAAAAGCAAAAGGGCGATGAATTTGAGTATATTTACCATGTTCCTACCAGTCCTGGCACGTATAATCTTGGTATCACCACTACATCGCCAAAACCGAAGGTGACAGTAGAGGTCTTTGCCCAAAATGACATTGTTGAATATCCTACCAGCAAGGGAAGCGTTAGTGTCCCAACTGATGCAAAGGGGGTAATATCTGTGGGTGCAGTAAACTATGCCAATGCCAAACTAGAGCCGTTCAGCTCGCAAGGCCCTACAAATAATGGCAAAATAGTACCAAGTGTTGTGGGCCCTGACGCCGTTCAGACCCATGCATATGGTAGTCAATCATTCTATGGAACTTCTGCTGCCCAGCCACACACTGCGGGAATTGTTGCGTTGATGCTGGAGAAAATGCCTACACTAAAACCAAACCAGATAATATCATACCTGCAGGACAATGCAGACAAAAAAATTCTACCCACATCTGGAAACACGGAAAATGTTTTTGGCCATGGAAAGGTAAACGCTGATTTCATTGAAGGGTTATCCAAGACTGCTCCAAAAGAGACCAAATCCGAAAAGCCTGCAAAAGCCATCGAGAAAAAACCAGAGAAGAAAACCGACAAAAAACAAGACAAGGTAAAGCCTGCAAAGTCAAAATCAGTTCAACAACAAGGAATCACTCCAAAAGATGACTCTAAAAAAGATGAGCAAAAAGAAAAGTCATTGACCAAGGCAACAAAAACCATAAAAAAACAAAAACCAAAACACACACTTTCCAAGTAA
- a CDS encoding glycosyltransferase: MNRTDVGFFCSPIGLGHATRDVAIADFLDRTSTKFVTGIGAAKLISEYGFLVNDKYAPPNFDVQNGALKGSLRWIWNYYQYYKDCKKISQKFINDESPKIVVSDEDFASLTIAQQKKIPTILITDILETNFTKGIGSMIEKKMNQSMKQIIQNCHTVIMPETGPDENNIRRVGPIVRQTKHTRDELRKRFAFDKNTITVSVGGTDAGKFLVDKVLEISPKLKDYDIILISGPALKIQNASIRNLGFVNNLHEIIYASDLVISLAGKSTIDESSAYGTPGIFIPIKGHFEQEDNARSVGYSFEDINKLESLIPQKIESERAQAQTDGAKKAAQIILNHISTNP; the protein is encoded by the coding sequence TTGAACCGCACAGATGTAGGATTTTTTTGCAGCCCGATTGGTCTTGGGCATGCAACTCGCGATGTAGCAATTGCAGATTTTTTGGACAGAACTTCAACCAAATTTGTGACTGGAATTGGTGCGGCAAAGCTCATCTCAGAATATGGATTTTTGGTAAATGACAAATACGCGCCTCCAAACTTTGATGTACAAAACGGTGCACTCAAAGGTTCACTCAGGTGGATTTGGAATTACTATCAATATTACAAGGACTGCAAAAAAATATCTCAAAAATTCATCAATGATGAGTCACCAAAGATTGTAGTCAGTGATGAAGATTTTGCCTCACTGACAATTGCTCAGCAAAAAAAAATACCAACCATACTTATCACGGACATTTTGGAGACCAATTTCACAAAAGGAATCGGAAGCATGATCGAAAAAAAGATGAACCAGTCCATGAAGCAGATAATACAAAATTGCCACACGGTGATAATGCCAGAGACAGGCCCAGACGAAAATAACATCAGACGTGTGGGCCCAATTGTGCGGCAGACTAAACATACAAGAGACGAGCTAAGAAAGAGATTTGCTTTTGATAAAAATACCATTACAGTCAGCGTTGGCGGAACAGATGCGGGAAAATTCCTAGTCGATAAAGTATTGGAAATATCACCAAAGCTAAAAGACTATGATATAATTTTGATTTCAGGACCTGCACTGAAAATACAAAATGCAAGTATTAGAAATTTGGGATTTGTAAACAACTTGCATGAGATCATTTACGCATCAGACTTGGTCATCTCATTGGCAGGAAAATCTACAATAGACGAATCAAGTGCATATGGCACGCCTGGAATATTTATTCCAATCAAGGGCCACTTTGAGCAGGAAGACAATGCAAGATCAGTTGGTTACTCCTTTGAGGACATCAACAAGCTAGAATCACTAATTCCACAAAAAATAGAATCAGAGAGGGCGCAAGCCCAAACTGATGGCGCAAAAAAAGCAGCTCAAATAATACTAAATCACATCAGCACGAATCCTTAA